The Microlunatus antarcticus genome window below encodes:
- a CDS encoding SDR family NAD(P)-dependent oxidoreductase has product MSTDNPFDLTGRTALVTGGNQGLGQAFALGLARAGARVAISGRRTEANEAAAAEAAEAGIELVTIAADITDDDQVTSMTEQARDAFGGRIDILVNNAGTCYHAPSFEVTDSQWADVFDLNVRALWKCSLSVGALMREQGAGSIVNIGSMSGLIVNRPQWQPAYNASKAAVHHLTKSLAVEWAPYGIRVNAVAPGYVKTAMAPVDDPQFYRHWIEDAPQQRAALPEEIAPSVVFLASDASSFITGSILVADGGYSAV; this is encoded by the coding sequence GTGAGCACGGACAACCCCTTCGACCTGACCGGGCGGACCGCCCTCGTCACCGGCGGCAACCAGGGCCTCGGCCAGGCCTTCGCGCTGGGCCTGGCCCGGGCCGGTGCCCGGGTGGCGATCTCCGGACGCCGCACCGAGGCCAACGAGGCCGCGGCCGCGGAGGCCGCCGAGGCCGGGATCGAGCTCGTCACGATCGCCGCCGACATCACCGACGACGACCAGGTCACGTCGATGACCGAGCAGGCGCGCGACGCCTTCGGCGGACGCATCGACATCCTCGTGAACAACGCCGGCACCTGCTACCACGCGCCCTCGTTCGAGGTGACCGACAGCCAGTGGGCCGACGTCTTCGACCTCAACGTCCGCGCCCTGTGGAAGTGCTCGCTGTCCGTCGGCGCGCTGATGCGCGAGCAGGGCGCGGGCTCGATCGTCAACATCGGCAGCATGTCGGGGCTGATCGTCAACCGCCCGCAGTGGCAGCCCGCGTACAACGCGTCGAAGGCCGCCGTCCACCACCTGACGAAGTCCCTCGCCGTGGAGTGGGCTCCATACGGCATCCGCGTCAACGCGGTCGCCCCCGGCTACGTGAAGACGGCCATGGCGCCGGTCGACGACCCGCAGTTCTACCGCCACTGGATCGAGGACGCGCCCCAGCAGCGCGCCGCCCTGCCCGAGGAGATCGCCCCGAGCGTGGTGTTCCTGGCCAGCGACGCCTCGAGCTTCATCACCGGCTCGATCCTCGTCGCCGACGGGGGCTACTCCGCGGTCTGA
- a CDS encoding zinc-dependent metalloprotease: MSAEAPPMVDWALARSTATRLVKPGPAISADGALATVAELRDAASRAERYVTEVTGLDASSGHAPVLVVDRAGWIQANLDAFRMLLTPLTDLAADKLTSSPRAVSLGSRVTGAEVGVLLSYLAPKVLGQFDPFWTGPDGAQGRLLLVAPNVVEIERVLRVPASDFRLWVCLHEETHRVQFTAVPWLRDHLLGLIGRLIATADLDNGVLGQVVREAVRRIAEGVRTGEELSVVDLVQTPAQRVIVDEITAVMSLLEGHADVVMDSVGPEVVPSVAQIRAKFDVRRQGQGPDKIIRRLLGLDAKMRQYRDGAAFCRHVLDEVGMDGLNRVWTSPDTLPSRAEIANPQLWVIRNHPEPATPPAG, translated from the coding sequence ATGTCAGCCGAAGCGCCGCCCATGGTCGACTGGGCGCTCGCCCGCAGCACCGCCACGCGCCTGGTGAAGCCGGGCCCGGCGATCTCCGCGGACGGCGCCCTCGCCACGGTGGCCGAGCTCAGGGACGCGGCGTCGCGGGCCGAGCGCTACGTCACCGAGGTGACCGGGCTGGACGCCAGCTCGGGCCATGCGCCGGTGCTGGTCGTGGACCGCGCGGGCTGGATCCAGGCCAACCTGGACGCGTTCCGGATGCTGCTGACCCCCCTGACCGACCTGGCAGCCGACAAGCTGACGTCCAGCCCGCGCGCGGTGAGCCTCGGCTCGCGGGTCACCGGGGCCGAGGTGGGCGTCCTGCTGAGCTATCTAGCGCCCAAGGTCCTCGGGCAGTTCGACCCCTTCTGGACCGGACCGGACGGCGCCCAGGGGCGGCTCCTGCTGGTCGCGCCGAACGTCGTGGAGATCGAGCGGGTGCTGCGCGTGCCGGCCAGCGACTTCCGGCTCTGGGTGTGCCTGCACGAGGAGACCCACCGCGTGCAGTTCACGGCGGTGCCGTGGCTGCGCGACCACCTGCTCGGCCTCATCGGCCGGCTGATCGCCACCGCCGACCTCGACAACGGCGTCCTCGGCCAGGTCGTGCGCGAGGCCGTCCGCCGGATCGCCGAGGGCGTCCGGACGGGCGAGGAGCTGTCGGTCGTCGACCTCGTGCAGACCCCGGCGCAGCGGGTGATCGTGGACGAGATCACCGCCGTGATGTCGCTGCTCGAGGGTCACGCCGACGTCGTGATGGACAGCGTCGGGCCCGAGGTCGTCCCGAGCGTCGCGCAGATCCGGGCGAAGTTCGACGTCCGGCGCCAGGGCCAGGGGCCCGACAAGATCATCCGGCGGCTGCTCGGCCTCGACGCCAAGATGCGGCAGTACCGCGACGGCGCCGCCTTCTGCCGCCACGTCCTCGACGAGGTCGGGATGGACGGGCTCAACCGGGTGTGGACCTCCCCGGACACGCTGCCCAGCCGGGCCGAGATCGCCAACCCGCAGCTCTGGGTGATCCGCAACCACCCCGAGCCCGCGACCCCGCCCGCCGGCTGA
- the folE gene encoding GTP cyclohydrolase I FolE, translated as MDEPRIAAAVREILFAIGEDPDRDGLQKTPERVARAYTEMFAGLRQDPADVLATTFDLGHDELVLVKDIEVWSSCEHHLVPFTGVAHIGYIPSRDGRITGLSKLARLVDVYAKRPQVQERMTTQIADALERYLSPRGVIVVIECEHLCMTMRGVRKPGSRTVTSAVRGHLRTSATTRAEAMHLIRS; from the coding sequence ATCGACGAGCCGCGCATCGCCGCCGCCGTCCGCGAGATCCTCTTCGCCATCGGCGAGGACCCCGACCGTGACGGTCTGCAGAAGACCCCGGAACGCGTCGCCCGGGCGTACACCGAGATGTTCGCGGGGCTGCGCCAGGACCCCGCCGACGTGCTGGCCACGACCTTCGACCTCGGCCACGACGAGCTCGTGCTGGTCAAGGACATCGAGGTCTGGAGCAGCTGCGAGCACCACCTCGTCCCCTTCACCGGGGTGGCGCACATCGGCTACATCCCCAGCCGGGACGGCCGCATCACCGGCCTGTCCAAGCTCGCTCGCCTCGTCGACGTCTACGCCAAGCGCCCGCAGGTCCAGGAGCGCATGACGACGCAGATCGCCGACGCCCTCGAGCGCTACCTCTCCCCGCGCGGCGTGATCGTCGTCATCGAGTGCGAGCACCTCTGCATGACCATGCGCGGCGTCCGCAAGCCCGGCTCCCGCACCGTCACCAGCGCCGTACGCGGCCACCTCCGCACCAGCGCCACCACCCGCGCCGAGGCGATGCACCTCATCCGCTCCTGA
- the hpt gene encoding hypoxanthine phosphoribosyltransferase, whose product MDVSALGNDLSRVLYTPEEVQDRIAALAAQVDEDYAGKDVLLVGVLNGAVMIMADLSRALSIHCRMDWMAISSYGSGTKSSGVVRILKDLSTDIAGMHVLVVEDIVDTGLTLSYLISNLRSRNPASLEVLTAFRKPEALKMPVEVRYVGFDIPSEFVVGYGLDYDQRYRNLTGVATLAPHVYS is encoded by the coding sequence GTGGACGTCTCGGCCCTCGGCAACGACCTGTCCCGCGTGCTGTACACCCCCGAGGAGGTGCAGGACCGGATCGCCGCTCTGGCGGCCCAGGTCGACGAGGACTACGCCGGCAAGGACGTCCTGCTCGTCGGGGTCCTGAACGGCGCGGTGATGATCATGGCCGACCTCTCGCGGGCGCTGTCGATCCACTGCCGGATGGACTGGATGGCCATCTCCTCGTACGGCTCGGGCACCAAGTCGTCGGGCGTCGTGCGGATCCTCAAGGACCTCAGCACCGACATCGCCGGGATGCACGTCCTGGTGGTCGAGGACATCGTGGACACCGGCCTGACCCTGTCGTACCTGATCAGCAACCTGCGCTCCCGCAACCCGGCGAGCCTCGAGGTCCTGACTGCGTTCCGCAAGCCGGAGGCGCTCAAGATGCCCGTCGAGGTGCGCTACGTCGGCTTCGACATCCCCAGCGAGTTCGTCGTCGGCTACGGCCTCGACTACGACCAGCGCTACCGGAACCTCACCGGCGTGGCGACCCTCGCGCCGCACGTCTACAGCTGA
- a CDS encoding sulfotransferase family protein → MPTRESRPDALIIGAPKAGTSALHAALARHPQVYASAVKEPKYYMCTDAPPPAYVGPGDAHSQQEWVWRADDYAELFEPAPADAVRLESTPFYLYLRSARRRIAEELPDAKLVVIVRDPVDRAYSNWMHLYVDGLEPEADFVTACRLEDERVRAGWAPFWHYRRMGRYGEQLADLFTHVDRERVLVLRYFQLVSAPVETLDLVARFLGIEEGLVGTVPPDNSRGFVRPGLRTEALSRVIRLGAAAGAYAPPQVWRRASEPLTRALQLGGPDRRPKLTPEQRGELLEGCTDDIAVLEDVLGRSFDDWRSVEGRGSFTERVTPTS, encoded by the coding sequence ATGCCCACTAGGGAATCGAGGCCCGACGCGCTGATCATCGGCGCGCCGAAGGCCGGGACCAGCGCGCTGCACGCCGCCCTCGCGCGGCACCCGCAGGTGTACGCGTCGGCGGTCAAGGAACCGAAGTACTACATGTGCACCGACGCGCCACCGCCGGCGTACGTCGGGCCGGGCGACGCGCACAGCCAGCAGGAATGGGTCTGGCGGGCCGACGACTACGCCGAACTGTTCGAGCCGGCTCCCGCGGACGCCGTACGGCTGGAGAGCACGCCCTTCTACCTCTACCTGCGCTCGGCGCGGCGGCGGATCGCCGAGGAGCTGCCGGACGCGAAGCTCGTCGTGATCGTGCGCGACCCCGTCGACCGGGCGTACTCGAACTGGATGCACCTCTACGTCGACGGGCTGGAGCCGGAGGCCGACTTCGTCACCGCCTGCCGCCTCGAGGACGAGCGGGTCCGGGCCGGGTGGGCGCCGTTCTGGCACTACCGCCGGATGGGGCGCTACGGCGAGCAGCTGGCCGACCTCTTCACCCACGTCGACCGCGAGCGGGTGCTCGTGCTGCGCTACTTCCAGCTGGTCAGCGCCCCCGTCGAGACCCTCGACCTCGTGGCCCGGTTCCTGGGGATCGAGGAGGGGCTCGTCGGCACCGTCCCGCCCGACAACTCGCGCGGGTTCGTCCGGCCCGGTCTCCGGACCGAGGCCCTGAGCCGGGTCATCCGGCTGGGTGCGGCCGCCGGGGCGTACGCACCCCCGCAGGTCTGGCGCCGCGCGAGCGAGCCCCTCACCCGGGCCCTCCAGCTCGGCGGACCGGACCGGCGCCCCAAGCTGACCCCCGAGCAGCGCGGCGAGCTGCTCGAGGGCTGCACCGACGACATCGCCGTGCTCGAGGACGTCCTCGGCCGCTCGTTCGACGACTGGCGCTCCGTCGAGGGCCGCGGCTCGTTCACCGAGCGGGTCACTCCCACGTCCTGA
- a CDS encoding type IV toxin-antitoxin system AbiEi family antitoxin, whose product MATPDLSGVVRPRTSRTLREQGLSKHLLDGPRYRRTSPGRYVPVGVPPTTIQRLVESAAHLPVGGALGGWCAAHLHGATRFDGLDRSLRPAPVVLCVPDALHRRATPGLRYVRQELADDEVVHVGGIPVTSPARTASDLARWATNLEEAVVDLDALLAAGVVQESALPLLADGLGARRGSRQARSALALARYGARSPGETRLRLTYVLGLGVPTPLLNPRVHDRLGRFLGIPDLLDRDAGLVLEYDGGTWRDSERPDGHLDPEQHREDNEREEWFERNGLLVLRATKADVARHRPGLVSRMGAARAEGLLLGPARWTWRVDPERYTIPPGRAR is encoded by the coding sequence GTGGCCACTCCCGACCTGTCCGGCGTCGTACGCCCTCGCACCTCGCGCACCCTGCGGGAGCAGGGACTGAGCAAGCACCTGCTCGACGGCCCGAGGTACCGCCGGACCTCGCCCGGGCGGTACGTACCGGTCGGCGTGCCACCGACGACCATCCAGCGGCTCGTCGAGTCGGCCGCCCACCTGCCCGTCGGCGGCGCGCTCGGCGGCTGGTGCGCGGCCCACCTGCACGGGGCCACGAGGTTCGACGGGCTGGACCGCAGCCTGCGTCCGGCGCCCGTCGTCCTGTGCGTGCCCGACGCCCTGCACCGACGTGCGACCCCCGGACTGCGGTACGTGCGGCAGGAGCTGGCCGATGACGAGGTCGTCCACGTCGGAGGGATCCCCGTGACCAGCCCGGCCAGGACGGCCTCCGACCTGGCCCGATGGGCAACGAACCTGGAGGAGGCGGTGGTCGACCTCGACGCTCTGCTCGCGGCGGGCGTCGTCCAGGAGAGCGCGCTGCCACTCCTGGCCGACGGCCTCGGTGCACGTCGCGGCTCCCGCCAGGCGCGGTCCGCTCTCGCCCTCGCGCGGTACGGGGCCCGCTCACCGGGCGAGACCCGTCTACGGCTGACCTACGTCCTGGGGCTCGGCGTGCCGACGCCTCTGCTCAATCCTCGCGTCCACGACCGGCTGGGACGCTTCCTGGGCATCCCTGACCTGCTGGACCGCGACGCCGGGCTCGTCCTCGAGTACGACGGCGGCACCTGGCGGGACAGCGAACGACCCGACGGGCACCTCGATCCGGAGCAGCACCGTGAGGACAACGAGCGCGAGGAGTGGTTCGAGCGGAACGGTCTGCTCGTGCTGCGCGCGACCAAGGCGGACGTGGCCCGGCACCGCCCGGGTCTGGTCTCGCGCATGGGTGCTGCCCGCGCGGAGGGCCTGCTGCTCGGTCCGGCTCGCTGGACCTGGCGGGTAGATCCCGAGCGGTACACCATCCCGCCCGGGCGAGCCCGTTGA
- the tilS gene encoding tRNA lysidine(34) synthetase TilS, with protein sequence MSRRALGPATLAVVQAVAAALEPADTSLLVACSGGPDSLALAAGVAHVARASGRAYAAVVVDHGLQEGSAEVADAARVALTGLGYEDVTVVRGEVARTYGAGPEAAAREVRYAALRSECEDRGATLLLGHTRDDQAETVLLGLARGSGARSLAGMAVRGDGRLRPLLGLPRATTVACCDELGLAPWSDPHNADPAYARVRVRSTVLPVLEAELGPGVAAALARSAELLRADADLLDRLAADARSGAEREGGLACAHLATLPTALRTRVLRDWLRTLGAHDLTADHLAAVDALVTDWHGQGPAHLPGLRVGRTDGLLRAL encoded by the coding sequence TTGTCCCGGCGGGCCCTCGGTCCGGCGACCCTGGCTGTCGTCCAGGCGGTCGCGGCCGCGCTCGAGCCGGCGGACACCTCCCTGCTGGTCGCCTGCTCCGGCGGGCCGGACTCGCTCGCCCTGGCGGCGGGCGTGGCCCACGTCGCGCGGGCGTCGGGACGGGCGTACGCGGCGGTGGTCGTCGACCACGGGCTGCAGGAGGGTTCCGCGGAGGTGGCCGACGCGGCGCGGGTCGCGTTGACCGGGCTCGGGTACGAGGACGTGACGGTGGTGCGCGGCGAGGTCGCCCGCACCTACGGCGCCGGTCCGGAGGCCGCCGCTCGGGAGGTCCGGTACGCGGCTCTGCGGTCGGAGTGCGAGGACCGCGGCGCCACGCTGCTGCTCGGCCACACCCGCGACGACCAGGCCGAGACGGTGCTGCTGGGGCTGGCCCGGGGCTCGGGGGCGCGCTCGCTGGCCGGCATGGCCGTCCGCGGTGACGGGCGGCTCCGGCCCCTGCTCGGGCTGCCGCGCGCGACCACCGTCGCGTGCTGCGACGAGCTCGGGCTGGCGCCGTGGTCCGACCCGCACAACGCCGACCCCGCGTACGCCCGCGTCCGCGTCCGCTCGACGGTGCTGCCGGTCCTCGAGGCCGAGCTGGGCCCGGGCGTGGCGGCCGCGCTGGCCCGTTCCGCTGAGCTGCTGCGCGCCGACGCGGACCTGCTCGACCGGCTCGCGGCCGACGCCAGGTCCGGGGCCGAGCGCGAGGGCGGCCTGGCCTGCGCGCACCTGGCCACCCTGCCCACCGCGCTGCGCACCCGGGTCCTGCGCGACTGGCTCCGCACCCTCGGCGCCCACGACCTGACCGCCGACCACCTCGCCGCGGTCGACGCCCTGGTCACGGACTGGCACGGCCAGGGCCCGGCCCACCTGCCCGGCCTCCGCGTGGGGCGTACGGACGGCCTCCTCCGCGCACTCTGA
- the ftsH gene encoding ATP-dependent zinc metalloprotease FtsH: MNLKRIFRGPLIWIVLAVIAVGLLIDFSTRLSGGFKEEPTSTVVALINGNEPLSEVVLKDREQTIQVTTKATPQQKLEAVWVGNQSDQLIDRLNQRVADKTLDTWVGENPQPSFLSNLLATLIPFILIAVVFFFLLNSVQGGGSRVMQFGKSKAKVANKDTPKTTFADVAGADEAVEELQEIKEFLSEPAKFQAVGAKIPKGVLLYGQPGTGKTLLARAVAGEAGVPFFSISGSDFVEMFVGVGASRVRDLFEQAKENAPAIIFIDEIDAVGRHRGAGMGGGHDEREQTLNQLLVEMDGFDVRGGVILIAATNRPDVLDPALLRPGRFDRQIPVDNPDMKGRLQILKVHSQGKPVSPDVDLESVARRTPGFTGADLANVLNEAALLTARSNAKIITNAFLDESIDRVIAGPQKRSRLMNEKEKLVTAYHEGGHALVAAALPGTDPVQKITILPRGRALGYTMVLPENDKYSNTRAELLDQLAYMMGGRAAEELVFHDPTTGASNDIEKATGVAKAMVTQYGMTERLGAIKLGTGDSEPFLGRDYGQGRDYSEEIAAVVDEEISRLISTAHQEAFDILTANRDVLDDLVRALFEHETLDRAAVAGIFQNLRLWPKRPAWTGSDSRVPSELPPVTPPPRINGDGPRGLNGSNGTNGSNGSNGHGSNGHAPEPEGVPAGGAQIPPGQSPVPPQLPQGPAGGGTLPPRGPDFR; encoded by the coding sequence ATGAACCTCAAGCGCATCTTCCGCGGTCCGCTCATCTGGATCGTGCTCGCGGTCATCGCCGTGGGGCTGCTGATCGACTTCAGCACCCGCCTCAGCGGTGGCTTCAAGGAGGAGCCCACCTCGACGGTCGTCGCCCTCATCAACGGCAACGAGCCGCTGTCCGAGGTGGTGCTCAAGGACCGTGAGCAGACCATCCAGGTCACGACGAAGGCCACCCCGCAGCAGAAGCTCGAGGCCGTCTGGGTGGGCAACCAGAGCGACCAGCTGATCGACCGGCTCAACCAGCGGGTGGCGGACAAGACCCTCGACACCTGGGTGGGCGAGAACCCGCAGCCCAGCTTCCTGTCGAACCTCCTCGCCACGCTGATCCCGTTCATCCTCATAGCGGTGGTCTTCTTCTTCCTGCTCAACTCCGTGCAGGGCGGCGGCAGCCGGGTCATGCAGTTCGGCAAGTCCAAGGCCAAGGTGGCCAACAAGGACACGCCCAAGACCACGTTCGCGGACGTCGCCGGGGCCGACGAGGCCGTCGAGGAGCTCCAGGAGATCAAGGAGTTCCTCTCCGAGCCCGCCAAGTTCCAGGCCGTCGGCGCCAAGATCCCCAAGGGCGTGCTGCTGTACGGCCAGCCCGGTACGGGCAAGACGCTGCTCGCGCGGGCCGTCGCCGGCGAGGCCGGGGTCCCCTTCTTCTCCATCTCTGGCTCGGACTTCGTCGAGATGTTCGTGGGTGTCGGCGCGAGCCGCGTGCGCGACCTCTTCGAGCAGGCCAAGGAGAACGCGCCCGCCATCATCTTCATCGACGAGATCGACGCCGTCGGTCGTCACCGCGGAGCCGGCATGGGCGGGGGCCACGACGAGCGTGAGCAGACGCTCAACCAGCTCCTGGTCGAGATGGACGGCTTCGACGTCCGCGGCGGGGTCATCCTCATCGCGGCGACGAACCGGCCCGACGTCCTCGACCCGGCGCTGCTGCGCCCCGGGCGCTTCGACCGGCAGATCCCGGTGGACAACCCCGACATGAAGGGGCGCCTGCAGATCCTCAAGGTGCACTCGCAGGGCAAGCCGGTCTCCCCGGACGTCGACCTCGAGTCGGTCGCCCGCCGTACGCCGGGCTTCACCGGTGCGGACCTGGCCAACGTCCTGAACGAGGCCGCGCTGCTCACCGCCCGCTCGAACGCCAAGATCATCACCAACGCGTTCCTGGACGAGTCGATCGACCGCGTCATCGCCGGGCCGCAGAAGCGCAGCCGGCTGATGAACGAGAAGGAGAAGCTCGTCACCGCGTACCACGAGGGCGGCCACGCGCTCGTCGCGGCGGCGCTCCCGGGGACCGACCCCGTACAGAAGATCACGATCCTGCCGCGTGGTCGTGCGCTCGGCTACACGATGGTGCTGCCGGAGAACGACAAGTACTCCAACACCCGCGCCGAGCTGCTCGACCAGCTCGCGTACATGATGGGCGGCCGCGCGGCGGAGGAGCTGGTCTTCCACGACCCGACCACCGGCGCGAGCAACGACATCGAGAAGGCGACCGGCGTCGCCAAGGCGATGGTCACGCAGTACGGCATGACCGAGCGTCTCGGGGCCATCAAGCTCGGCACCGGTGACTCCGAGCCATTCCTGGGCCGCGACTACGGCCAGGGCCGCGACTACTCCGAGGAGATCGCGGCGGTCGTCGACGAGGAGATCTCGCGCCTCATCAGCACGGCCCACCAGGAGGCCTTCGACATCCTGACCGCCAACCGGGACGTGCTGGACGACCTCGTCCGCGCGCTGTTCGAGCACGAGACGCTCGACCGGGCCGCGGTGGCCGGGATCTTCCAGAACCTGCGGCTCTGGCCGAAGCGCCCGGCCTGGACGGGCTCGGACAGCCGCGTCCCGTCCGAGCTGCCGCCCGTGACGCCCCCGCCGCGCATCAACGGCGACGGGCCCCGTGGGCTGAACGGCTCGAACGGCACCAACGGCTCCAACGGCTCCAACGGTCACGGCTCCAACGGACACGCGCCCGAGCCCGAGGGCGTCCCCGCCGGCGGGGCTCAGATCCCTCCGGGCCAGTCCCCGGTGCCGCCGCAGCTGCCGCAGGGCCCGGCCGGTGGCGGCACGCTGCCGCCGCGCGGTCCCGACTTCCGCTGA
- the dacB gene encoding D-alanyl-D-alanine carboxypeptidase/D-alanyl-D-alanine endopeptidase, which translates to MDLKRIVVAVVALLVVAGLVLGAVSGIFASVARQGLEAAGLETPRAPSTLPASALDPSASGTAGATSPAASAAPSTTAPSTAAPSTAGPDGAVALPAPVLAGTEGQGTVSGAALSDRIRGVKVKDSGGYSGEVRDMRTGAVVFSHRAGSGAIPASTTKLVTAAAALDLLGAEHRFTTSVVAAGKGRVVLVGGGDPYLLEKGSSDQPTRASLSTLARRTATALKADGVRKVSLGYDASLFSGPAWNPTWPGSYGDVASRVSALWVNEGRTTPGGGVLGPREGDPAKDAAKAFASQLEKQGIDVGGVSTARAGKDATRLAAVSSMTLERIVEHVLMTSDNDGAEVLLRQAGVAGGRKGSFADGTAVVAARLKDLGAWTSGTRLVDGSGLSRSTRIPAATLTKLLRVAGEESHPQLRPLITGLPVAGVEGSLATRFGDDESLAGRGVVRGKTGTLSKVHGLAGTITTRDGSVLAYAFLVNDPKNDYNATVWLQRVTAAISTCGCR; encoded by the coding sequence ATGGACCTCAAGCGGATCGTCGTGGCCGTCGTCGCGCTGCTGGTGGTGGCGGGCCTGGTGCTCGGCGCGGTCAGCGGCATCTTCGCCTCGGTGGCCCGCCAGGGTCTGGAGGCGGCCGGGCTCGAGACGCCCCGCGCGCCCAGCACCCTCCCCGCCAGCGCGCTCGACCCGTCCGCGAGCGGTACGGCGGGGGCGACCAGCCCGGCCGCGTCCGCAGCCCCCTCGACCACAGCCCCCTCGACTGCAGCCCCCTCGACCGCGGGTCCGGACGGCGCCGTCGCGCTGCCGGCCCCCGTCCTGGCCGGGACCGAGGGCCAGGGCACGGTGTCCGGCGCCGCGCTCTCCGACCGCATCCGCGGGGTGAAGGTCAAGGACTCGGGCGGCTACTCCGGCGAGGTCCGGGACATGCGGACGGGCGCGGTCGTCTTCAGCCACCGCGCCGGCAGCGGGGCCATCCCCGCCTCGACCACCAAGCTCGTCACCGCCGCCGCGGCCCTCGACCTGCTGGGCGCCGAGCACCGCTTCACCACCTCGGTGGTGGCCGCGGGCAAGGGCCGGGTCGTCCTCGTGGGCGGCGGGGACCCGTACCTGCTGGAGAAGGGGTCGAGCGACCAGCCGACCCGTGCGTCGCTGAGCACCCTGGCCCGCCGGACCGCCACCGCCCTCAAGGCCGACGGCGTGCGCAAGGTGTCCCTCGGCTACGACGCGTCCCTGTTCTCGGGGCCGGCCTGGAACCCGACCTGGCCGGGCTCGTACGGCGACGTCGCGTCGCGCGTCTCGGCGCTCTGGGTCAACGAGGGCCGGACGACGCCGGGCGGCGGCGTGCTCGGGCCGCGCGAGGGCGACCCGGCGAAGGACGCCGCGAAGGCCTTCGCCTCCCAGCTGGAGAAGCAGGGGATCGACGTCGGTGGCGTCAGCACCGCCAGGGCGGGCAAGGACGCGACCCGCCTCGCGGCCGTCTCCTCGATGACCCTCGAACGGATCGTCGAGCACGTCCTCATGACCAGCGACAACGACGGCGCCGAGGTGCTGCTGCGCCAGGCCGGGGTCGCCGGGGGCCGCAAGGGCTCGTTCGCCGACGGGACCGCGGTGGTCGCGGCGCGGCTGAAGGACCTGGGGGCGTGGACGTCGGGCACGCGGCTGGTCGACGGCAGCGGGCTGTCCCGCAGCACGCGGATCCCGGCCGCGACCCTGACGAAGCTCCTGCGGGTGGCCGGCGAGGAGAGCCACCCCCAGCTGAGGCCGCTGATCACCGGGCTGCCGGTCGCCGGCGTCGAGGGCAGTCTCGCGACCCGGTTCGGCGACGACGAGAGCCTCGCCGGGCGCGGTGTCGTCCGCGGCAAGACGGGGACCCTGAGCAAGGTGCACGGCCTCGCCGGGACCATCACCACCCGCGACGGGTCGGTGCTGGCGTACGCGTTCCTGGTCAACGACCCCAAGAACGACTACAACGCCACGGTCTGGCTGCAGCGCGTCACGGCGGCGATCAGCACCTGCGGCTGCCGCTGA
- a CDS encoding inorganic diphosphatase, with amino-acid sequence MTAPNAEKVRELSGLTFDVTVEIPKGNKNKYEVDHETGRIRLDRTLFTSTAYPADYGFIEGTLGQDGDPLDALVMVSEPTFPGCLIKCRAIAMFRMTDEAGGDDKVLCVPASDHRRDHLRDITDVREYLLLEIEHFFTVYKDLEPGKSVEGATWTGVDEAEKEIHASFQRAEGTSFALGASGH; translated from the coding sequence ATGACTGCACCCAACGCTGAGAAGGTACGCGAGCTCAGCGGCCTGACGTTCGACGTCACGGTCGAGATCCCCAAGGGGAACAAGAACAAGTACGAGGTCGACCACGAGACCGGGCGCATCCGGCTCGACCGGACCCTCTTCACCTCGACGGCCTACCCGGCTGACTACGGCTTCATCGAGGGCACGCTCGGCCAGGACGGCGACCCCCTCGACGCGCTCGTGATGGTGTCCGAGCCGACGTTCCCCGGCTGCCTGATCAAGTGCCGCGCGATCGCCATGTTCCGGATGACGGACGAGGCGGGCGGTGACGACAAGGTGCTCTGCGTGCCGGCCTCGGACCACCGCCGCGACCACCTGCGCGACATCACCGACGTGCGCGAGTACCTGCTGCTCGAGATCGAGCACTTCTTCACCGTCTACAAGGACCTCGAGCCCGGCAAGTCCGTCGAGGGCGCCACGTGGACCGGCGTGGACGAGGCCGAGAAGGAGATCCACGCGAGCTTCCAGCGCGCCGAGGGCACGAGCTTCGCGCTCGGGGCCTCCGGGCACTGA